From the genome of Ciona intestinalis unplaced genomic scaffold, KH HT000712.1, whole genome shotgun sequence:
TGAAAACGTAGCATAACGGCTGCGTCGTTTAAACATCTGGTTGTAAAGTAGCAGAATATATGTtaatacgtaacaaacacAATATTAGCATCTTACCACAACAAAGCGCTATAGCCTCTGcccctgtgacgtcattatcctTCATTATTGACGTCATACAGTCAGTGTTCTTCGCAAACATGTACTCTATGTTGAAGCCAGCGACGTTACtggaaaagtaaaataaatttttaacttgttcATCCTCGAATAGCAGGTAATGTCAGTCGtgaaaacacgggtgttaagacgactgtcgttgccccgccatgtgaggataaataagttacatacatggtaactggtaagcagacacgaggtgtatgaaacataacgaatgtaatgaatgaatgtaacttactttatcctcgcgtggccggaaaacgacagtcgttatcacacgggtttaacacctcgtgccagcttacgagttaccatgtatcttANNNNNNNNNNNNNNNNNNNNNNNNNNNNNNNNNNNNNNNNNNNNNNNNNNttacaggcaggcgcgctaaccactataccacggcgccggacgacACCAtagttttaacgactgtcgttgccccgccatgcgaggataaataagttacatacatggtaacttgtaagcggacacgaggtgtatgaaacataccacccgtgttataacgattgccaTTGCCCCGCCATCAACGAGGGTAATTAAGATACATTCATTAAATGCTACTATACCTGTAATAGGGTAAAATCGTTAGGTCAAATAGAGTGATAAAATCAATAATGAATTCCATTTTCCTTGAGCTCTGTAAATAAGTTATACCAGTTATTAGCAtgggttgtgacgtcattaatacGTCatgttaattatgacgtaccgcaggtattgtgacgtatcgTCTCGTCGGACCAACGATCAAACTACTGATCCCCCTGCATCCGGTAGGTGTCAGTGCGGAGCAATTCAAGACAGGACAAGGACagctctgtgacgtcatagacacTCCAGTTGGACACAATGAAGATCCGCGATTGGGACAATGGGTTATATTTAACCACACTGAgtcactatgacgtaacaatgataATAATCTTCAAAAATGAAACGAGATATATGTATTACTtctagtactgtgggggaagataggacagcacataatatccaaatatcctgatcgtgttttaaacaacttgtatgattctttgaatgttctttgtttactaccaaatagaacgaaaaaatagagtgaaaaggtgtcccatctttccccaccctactctaccACTTACTTTGAACTGCATTGATCGGTGGgatgcattatgacgtcataatcttGGTACCCTTGGACGAGAAAGCCATCGAAAGAAATCCCTTAAAGTAAGATTTGGTTATTAGTCTGAAAAATATCTTCTGGCGGttagtttgttctttttataatcgctaaaattaaaaatttacaaattcaaatcaaattaaaagcaatttaaaaatcttaaaagCGTTTACAGAATcgctaaaattaaaaatgtactCAGGTGCGCCACCTTCTGGGTTCGGAACATCCCAAGTAAAGGTCACCGAAAGGTAGATGGTTGTAGCGCCACCTCGCGGTTTGATTGTTGTGTTCATGAAATACCGAAGGTTTGTTATTTGGATTGAATTAATTCCTTTCGGTCGAGCTGTGATGATGTATATATGGACAATATAGTTAACGGTAACTTCtacaatccagtggtcactaataagttgcctaaactatcagccatacattcatcagccacaaagtaatatacatggtaactcgtaagctggcacgaggtttatcaaacacaacacccgtgttatatcgactgtcgttggccccgccatgcgaggataaataagttacatNNNNNNNNNNNNNNNNNNNNNNNNNNNNNNNNNNNNNNNNNNNNNNNNNNNNNNNNNNNNNNNNNNNNNNNNNNNNNNNNNNNNNNNNNNNNNNNNNNNNNNNNNNNNNNNNNNNNNNNNNNNNNNNNNNNNNNNNNNNNNNNNNNNNNNNNNNNNNNNNNNNNNNNNNNNNNNNNNNNNNNNNNNNNNNNNNNNNNNNNNNNNNNNNNNNNNNNNNNNNNNNNNNNNNNNNNNNNNNNNNNNNNNNNNNNNNNNNNNNNNNNNNNNNNNNNNNNNNNNNNNNNNNNNNNNNNNNNNNNNNNNNNNNNNNNNNNNNNNNNNNNNNNNNNNNNNNNNNNNNNNNNNNNNNNNNNNNNNNNNNNNNNNNNNNNNNNNNNNNNNNNNNNNNNNNNNNNNNNNNNNNNNNNNNNNNNNNNNNNNNNNNNNNNNNNNNNNNNNNNNNNNNNNNNNNNNNNNNNNNNNNNNNNNNNNNNNNNNNNNNNNNNNNNNNNNNNNNNNNNNNNNNNNNNNNNNNNNNNNNNNNNNNNNNNNNNNNNNNNNNNNNTATGTTCTGccaggtgtgacgtcataagctaCTATTGTTTATAGTGTATCTTGAATattcgtgacgtcatgtaGCGAAAGCGCCATTTACGTGATAGAATCGGTTTTGTTTTTAGTGTCTTGAAACGCtctttttgtgttttagattttaaaacaaagtaatactATGTAGtgatttttatacaaatgtttgattttaCTCAGCAcgtactaatttttttaaagacctaactaattatttaaattcgCTGCTGATCTGCTGGTTTAATTGTTGCGTAGGCCCCATATGGCATGCaatcactgtaggacctcacccatatagaatagaatgtgcatatacaatgttggg
Proteins encoded in this window:
- the LOC113475512 gene encoding uncharacterized protein LOC113475512; its protein translation is MNTTIKPRGGATTIYLSVTFTWDVPNPEGISFDGFLVQGYQDYDVIMHPTDQCSSNDSVWLNITHCPNRGSSLCPTGVSMTSQSCPCPVLNCSALTPTGCRGISSLIVGPTRRYVTIPASSRKMEFIIDFITLFDLTILPYYSNVAGFNIEYMFAKNTDCMTSIMKDNDVTGAEAIALCCGKMLILCLLRINIYSATLQPDV